AGTCCGCCGCGCGGGCCTTCTGCGCGGCGAGCGCGCACAAAGTCGCGTCGTGCCCGTAGGCGTTGGCCTTCACGACGAACATGATCTTCACGCGCGGGCCCACGCGCTTGCGGAGGAGACGGAGGTTTCCGACGAGGGCGCCGAGGTCGATTTCAGCCCAGGTGGGCCGGAAGAAGCGCCGCATCAAAACTGTGTCTGTGTATCCTGGAACTCAGTGGGTTCTTCCGCCCCGTGAGCTTCGTCCACGAAGCGCGTGATATCGCGCATGAACATCACATCAACCGTTCCGGTCGGACCCTGCCGTTGCTTGGCGATGATCAGTTGAGCCTTGTTCTCAAGTGTAGGATCGTTAGGCTTGTAATAGCCTTCACGATGGATGAGTGTAACAAGGTCGGCATCTTGCTCCAGAGAGCCTGACTCACGAAGGTCAGAAAGCTTCGGCTTGTTGTCGAGGCGGGTTTTATCTTCAGATGCACGCGAGAGCTGGGACAACGCGATAACAGGAACGTTCAACTCGCGCGCAAGCTGCTTCAACCCCCGCGAGATGTCTGATACCTCTTGCTGACGATTTTCTTGGCGTCCGCCCCCTCCGCGCAAGAGTTGAAGGTAATCGAGAACGATCATACCAAGCTCCTTCTTTTCTTGTCGCAGACGAGAAGTTAATTGTCGCGCCAACGCTCGGACAGTGAAAACCGTCATGCCAGGATTGTCGTTGATGTAGAGAGGCGCATCCGCAAAACGGGCAGCAGCACTGGTCAAATCCTGCCAACGATCTCGTTTAAAGTAGCCTGTACGAATATCTTTAAGGTTGATGCCAGCTTCAGCGGCAATGAATCGTTGCATAATCGCATGACGGTTCATCTCGAGCGAGAAAAACAAGACTGGCAAATTTTTCTCTAGCACGGCATGTGCCACGATATTTTGCGCAAAAGCAGTCTTACCCATCGAAGGACGCGCCGCCAACAAGATGAGATCGGACTTTTGAAATCCGGTCGTCATCCTATCGAACGCTCTTAGCCCCGTCGGGACGCCAGTAACAGCTTGCTTACTATGAACGGCCTTCTCAATGATTTCGACCACTTCATGAACAATTTCCTTGGCATGGATGACACCGCTGAGGGTCTGCCGCTCACTAACTTTAAGGATTGAGGCTTGCGCCGAATCGAGAATTTTCTCAGTTTCCTTGAACTGAGTCTGACAGTCAGTAATGATGATCGTGGCAGCGCCAATGAGATCCCGCAGGATCGCCTTCTCCTTCACCAACTTGGCGTAATGCTCCAGATGGCCAGTTGTCGTAACCTTGTTAATCAACTCAGCAAGGTACATACCGCCGCCGATTGAATCTAACTTGAGGTTTCTCTTTAGTTCTTCGGAAACAGTAACGGCATCAGCAACATGATTCGCATGGATGAGGGAAAAAATCGCGCGAAAAATGTGCTTATGATGCTGAAGGTAGAAATCCGTTTCGTGAAGGAGATCCAGAGCCCGTTCGGCTGCGTCACGCTCGATGAGCATCGAGCCGAGCACAGCCATCTCAGCTTCAATAGCCTTGGGTTCTTCTCTTAGCGGATCTGGGGCCTTAAAGGCCATGAGACGTCTCCCTGACTATTCGCGCGCGGTGACGCTGACCTTGACCTTCGCGATGACCTCGGGCGCGAGCTTGAGGGACACCTCGTGCTCGCCGACGGTCTTGATCGCGGTCTCGAGGTTGATCGAGTTCTTCGGAACCTCGTAGCCCGCGGCCTTGAGGCTCTTCAGCAGGTCGGCCTTGCCGATCGAGCCGAACAGCTTGCCTTCCTCGGAGGCCGGGACCGAGAAGGAGAGGTTGACGCCGGCGAGCTTCTCCGCCAGCTCCTTGGCGACCTTGACCTCGGCGGCGACGAGGGCCGCGCGCTTCTCCTTGCCCTTCTCCCAATACTTGAGGGAGGACTCGGTGGCCAGCTCCGCGAGCTTGCGCGGGAGCAGGTAGTTGCGGGCGTAGCCTGTCTTGACGTCCTTGACGTCGCCGGGGCGGCCGAGGTTGTCGACGGTGCTGCGAAGGATGACTTTCATGACGGTGCTCCTACTTCGTGATCTTTAGCGCGAAACGTACGGCAGAAGCGCGAGGTTGCGGGCGCGCTTGATGCAGCGGGTGAGCTGGCGCTGGTGCGACGCGCAGTTGCCCGTGATCCGGGCCGACAGGATCTTGCCCGTGTCGGTCGTGAACGTGCGCAGGATCTGGATCTGCTTGAAGTCGATGTCGCGGACCTTCTCGGCGCAGAAGCGGCAGACCTTGCGGCGGACGGGATACGGAGCGCGGCGCCCTCCAGGGGCGCTGCTGCTGGGACGGCGCGCGCCCGCGGCGGCGGGGGCGGACGGGGTGGAAGCGGGAGCGGCCTCGGGGGCCGGGGCGGCGTTGGGCTCGGCGGACATCAGAACGGTACCTCCTCAATCTCTGCGCCGGCCGACGTCTCCGGCTCCGCGGCGCCGGAAGAACCGGCCGCCGAGGCTTTCTCAAGAATCTGAACGCGTCGCGCCTCGACTTCGATGCCGGAGCGCTTTTTGCCTTCCTTGTCCTGATAGTCGTAGCTGCGAAGGCGGCCCTCGACGTGCACCGGGGCTCCCTTCTTGACGGTCTTTCCGACGCGCTCTCCCGCCTCGCGCCAGATCACGCAGTTCACAAAAGTCGTGTCGTCCTTGAACTCGCCGGTCTTGTCCTTGTACCGGCGGTTGATGGCCAACGAAAAACGGCACATCGCCGTTCCGTTGGCGGTGTATTTGAGCTCGGGATCGCGAGTGAGCCGGCCCGTCAGGAGAACGGTGTTCTGCTGTTCGGGCTGGGTCGACTCCGCGGCCATTTGTTACGCCTGGACCGCGGCCGGAGCGACGGCGGGCTTGATCTTCTTGGGCTTCTTCTCGCGCATCTTGCGATCGCGGACCAAGACGGTCATTTCACGAAGGACGGTGTCGGAGACGCCGAAATTGTGAGCCATCTTCTTGAGGAGCGCGGGGGTGCCCTTGTACTTCAGGTACACATAGATGCCTTCGCGCGCCTTGCCGATGATGTGGGTCAGCTTCCGCCGGCCCCAGATCTCGTGGTTGACCAGCTCCCCGGCTTCGCCGGTGATGGTCAGCTTGGTCTTCTCGACGAACTCCGCGACTTCCGGATCGGCGAGGACCGGCTTCAGGATGAGAACGGTTTCGTAAATCTGCATGATGTCCCACAATATAGCAAAAGGCTCCCGTCGATGACAAGCTATTTTTCGAGGAGGCGCTTGACGGGAAAGCGAGGCGGTGTTACGCTTCCTATTAATAAGCCATGACCGCGCGCCTGCTTCTCCTTTTCATCATAGCCTTTTTCGCCGCCCTCCCGGCGGGCGCCGAGTCGTTCAAGTCCTGGGCGGCCCGCGGAGCGCGAGAGGAACGCGAGAAGGACCCGAAGGCGGCCTTCTCCTCCTACTCCAACGCGCTGTCGATGTGGGAGGAGGACGACGGCAGCGCGGCCAAGGCGAAGGTCCTGTGCGCGCGCGCGGGCCTGCGCGAGAAGCAGGGCGACGACGCGGGCGCGCTGACCGACCTCTCGGACTGCCTGGCGATCGACAAGAAGAACGCGAAGGCGTTCCACCGTCGCGGCGCGCTGCGCCTCAAGGCGCGCGAGACTCAAAGGGCGATCGGGGATTTCTACCGCGCGATCGCGATCGACATCCGCTTCGCGCAGGCGTACGCCGACCGCGCCGCCGCGTACGAAAGCCAGGGCGAGCAGGGCTTCGCGCACGAGGACTACCGCCAGGCCTGCGGCCTCGGCGTGAAGCCCGCCTGCGCCAAGGCCAAGGCGCTCGCGCCCAAGCCCTCCGCGAAAGGAAAAGCGAAGCCGAAGCCCGCCGCTCCCGCCGGGGACGCCTCCGCGGCGGACGGAGAGCCCGCTCCGGACGCGGCTCCCGCCGCCGAACCGTCCCCGGAAGCGGCGCCGGAAGCGCCGGCCCCCGCCGCGAAGAAGAAATCGTCGTCGAGCTCCGCCCCGTACCGTCCCCGATTCAAGGATTGCCTCGCGGCGCTCGAGGCCTGCGTCGACGACGGCGACTCGTTCGGGGTGTGCGTGCGCCGCGCGCCCAACTGCGACGCCCGGACGGTCAAGGGCTGCTGTCCCGCGGCCTGCCTGAAGGCGTATCAGAAGTCGCTCAACCGGGACCGCAGCGAGGCCGAGGCGTACCGCGAGCACTTCGTTCCCGACGCGGCCTGCGGAGTGCCGCCCAAGGAAGAGGAGGACGATTGAGCGGGGAGCGGCTCCGCAATACTTGACAGAAGATGATAGAGGACATACACTTAGGGTGTTAGGCGATTCTAAACGGTAGAGTTCAACGCTCAATTCATGAAAAAGAAGAGAAAAACGGCGAAGCGCGGCATGAGCGGTCCCGTGCCCGACGTGATGGACATCAAGACCCTCGCGCTGTACTTGAGCATGGGCCGCTCCAAGATCTACGGGCTCATCCGGCAGAAGCGCATCCCCGCCTCCCGCATCGGCCGCCAGTACCGCTTTTCGAAGGATCTCGTGGACGCCTGGCTGAAGGAACGCCTGATCATGCCCCAGGAGACGCAGATCGCTTTGTTCGATAAATCCGGGAAATAAGCTTTTTTCCCGTCGGCAGGCCCGTCGGAGGATCTCTCCGGCGGGCCTGTCATTTTCCCGTCGAGCCCCCGTCGAGAAATCCTTGCATCTCCGTCGGAGACTATGCTAGATTCTCGTCGTTGCACCCCAGGGATCCAGGGGTATCGATCCCGGCGTCTGTACGGAGGTCACTATAATGGCTGAAAAGGTTCAGAAGGTCGGCGTTGAGCGGGTTCAGGGTTTCCTTTACTACATCGACAAGCAGGGCGACGTGTCCCGCGCCAAGATGGCCCGCGGCGGCAAGAAGGGCGGCAAGACCGAGAAGGTCGCCAAGGTCGGCGTGAAGAAGCAGGCCGGTTTCCTGTACTTCCTCGACAAGAAGGGCGATGTCTCCCGCGCGAAGATGGTGAACGCGTAAAAACGCGTCCGCAACGATCGCCGAAGCAGGCCCTCGGCGCCTAACGGCGCCGGGGGTCATTCTTTTATACGGGGTCGTTTTTTTTGCCATAATCCGGGCGTGAGCGAACCCGTCCTCGTGGTCGGCCCCGGCGCGATCGGGCTTTCCCTGACCGCCGGCCTGCGCCGGGCGGGCGTCCCGGTCGCCGTGCTCGGACGCGACGCCGCCGCCGAGCGCCGCCTGGCCCGCTCCGGCTTCACCGTGACCGCCCCGGACGGCTCCAGCGAGCGCATCACGGGCCTCGCCGTCGCCCGGGGCCTCAAGGCCCCCGCCTCCGCCGCCTTCTTCTGCGTCAAATCCGGTGACGCCCGGAAGGCCGCGGCCGCCGCGCGCCGCATGATCGGCCCGGAGACCCCCGTCATCGCCCTTCAAAACGGCATCGGCCACGAGAAGGTGTTCCGGCGCGCCTTCGGGCCGCGGCGCACCGTCATCGGCGTCTGCTATTTCGCCGCCGACCGCTCCGAGCCCGGGTCGCTCAAGCTCAACGGAGGCGAGGACATCCTCCTCGCCCGCCGCCCCGGCAACGAGAAGGCCCTCGAGGCCGCCCGGGCCCTGCTGACGAGCGCGGGCTTCCGCGTCCACCTCAAGGATTCCGAGGAAGGCATGCTGTGGACCAAGGCCGCCTTCAACGCCGCGGTCAACCCGCTCGGCGCCGCCTGCGCGGTGGAGAGCGGCCGCCTCGAGTCCGACCCCGCGCTGCGCGAGCTCGCGCTCGCCGCCCTGAGCGAGGCGGCGGCCGCCGCGGCCGCCTCCGGCCACGCGCTCGACTATCCCGACATGGCGGGCAAGCTCATGCTCTCCTGCCGCAACGCCCCGCGCCAGCGCAACTCGATGCTCCAGGACCTCGCCGCCGGCCGCCGCACCGAGGCCGGCGCCATCCTCGGCCCCCTGCTGCTCGCCGCCAAGCGCCGCAAGGTGCCCGCGCCGACCTTGGAGATGCTCTCGGCCGTGATCTCGCGCCTCGAGCGGAGGCTCGCCAAGCGATGAGCACGAAGCTCCTCGACGGCAAGACGCTGTCCCTGCGCCTGCTGGCCGAAGCGCGCCGCCGCGCGTCCGCCGTGGCCCGCAAGCGCGGACGCGCCCCGCGCCTGGCCATCGTCGCC
The DNA window shown above is from Elusimicrobiota bacterium and carries:
- the dnaB gene encoding replicative DNA helicase; protein product: MAFKAPDPLREEPKAIEAEMAVLGSMLIERDAAERALDLLHETDFYLQHHKHIFRAIFSLIHANHVADAVTVSEELKRNLKLDSIGGGMYLAELINKVTTTGHLEHYAKLVKEKAILRDLIGAATIIITDCQTQFKETEKILDSAQASILKVSERQTLSGVIHAKEIVHEVVEIIEKAVHSKQAVTGVPTGLRAFDRMTTGFQKSDLILLAARPSMGKTAFAQNIVAHAVLEKNLPVLFFSLEMNRHAIMQRFIAAEAGINLKDIRTGYFKRDRWQDLTSAAARFADAPLYINDNPGMTVFTVRALARQLTSRLRQEKKELGMIVLDYLQLLRGGGGRQENRQQEVSDISRGLKQLARELNVPVIALSQLSRASEDKTRLDNKPKLSDLRESGSLEQDADLVTLIHREGYYKPNDPTLENKAQLIIAKQRQGPTGTVDVMFMRDITRFVDEAHGAEEPTEFQDTQTQF
- a CDS encoding 50S ribosomal protein L9 — its product is MKVILRSTVDNLGRPGDVKDVKTGYARNYLLPRKLAELATESSLKYWEKGKEKRAALVAAEVKVAKELAEKLAGVNLSFSVPASEEGKLFGSIGKADLLKSLKAAGYEVPKNSINLETAIKTVGEHEVSLKLAPEVIAKVKVSVTARE
- a CDS encoding 30S ribosomal protein S18 codes for the protein MSAEPNAAPAPEAAPASTPSAPAAAGARRPSSSAPGGRRAPYPVRRKVCRFCAEKVRDIDFKQIQILRTFTTDTGKILSARITGNCASHQRQLTRCIKRARNLALLPYVSR
- the ssb gene encoding single-stranded DNA-binding protein, which translates into the protein MAAESTQPEQQNTVLLTGRLTRDPELKYTANGTAMCRFSLAINRRYKDKTGEFKDDTTFVNCVIWREAGERVGKTVKKGAPVHVEGRLRSYDYQDKEGKKRSGIEVEARRVQILEKASAAGSSGAAEPETSAGAEIEEVPF
- the rpsF gene encoding 30S ribosomal protein S6, with translation MQIYETVLILKPVLADPEVAEFVEKTKLTITGEAGELVNHEIWGRRKLTHIIGKAREGIYVYLKYKGTPALLKKMAHNFGVSDTVLREMTVLVRDRKMREKKPKKIKPAVAPAAVQA
- a CDS encoding helix-turn-helix domain-containing protein — its product is MKKKRKTAKRGMSGPVPDVMDIKTLALYLSMGRSKIYGLIRQKRIPASRIGRQYRFSKDLVDAWLKERLIMPQETQIALFDKSGK
- a CDS encoding 2-dehydropantoate 2-reductase; the encoded protein is MSEPVLVVGPGAIGLSLTAGLRRAGVPVAVLGRDAAAERRLARSGFTVTAPDGSSERITGLAVARGLKAPASAAFFCVKSGDARKAAAAARRMIGPETPVIALQNGIGHEKVFRRAFGPRRTVIGVCYFAADRSEPGSLKLNGGEDILLARRPGNEKALEAARALLTSAGFRVHLKDSEEGMLWTKAAFNAAVNPLGAACAVESGRLESDPALRELALAALSEAAAAAAASGHALDYPDMAGKLMLSCRNAPRQRNSMLQDLAAGRRTEAGAILGPLLLAAKRRKVPAPTLEMLSAVISRLERRLAKR